The Pyrenophora tritici-repentis strain M4 chromosome 10, whole genome shotgun sequence genome contains a region encoding:
- a CDS encoding F-box domain containing protein, producing the protein MLQHYNMELRFLETQSPGPQLTRPPLLTLPSELLHQILGYLSLSDVLSVGLVNKVLQEHTVQDNLWQSFVEAEIPRPDVIKPPRLTWRELFRQHHPYWFIARNKIWFSDTPNTGKLLVARYDHRLNAIEAYALVAERQIPVALSWANHPEAIIHTFSPRVQLDLNAPVVRLNRDAYEDAVGDMGYRLQKEIPMSLYRERPGQNAGVFSRLMLTRPWPKDITTNSTPIWPPLTLPSVDRTRNDYVPSGFRQPGQKPAQLDELSTSNFRLRKWMQFSTESLGMRMRIGEDITTWATLPEECYIPTPQKPWQGIWCGDYAGHGCEFLAIMQPDNPKPLPERAEWVMRSRYREDSVSSGGSWTTAPTDTATSEGGDEEVENAGDLEDSVATLQQAYHEQDLDSPTSASPADQDETIYRGRIEAVKLTGDPNIPRGEYTFIAPDIGPNGLIRVATEEIFKGARIVKSVGHIAATGFRDDDYMSSQLILINHDRIAQYWETFGHVSFYQRVDVDAFTRVA; encoded by the exons ATGTTGCAACACTACAATATGGAACTTCGGTTCCTCGAAACGCAAAGTCCGGGACCGCAGCTAACTAGGCCGCCTCTCCTTACTCTTCCGTCGGAGCTGCTTCATCAAATACTCGGCTACCTTAGTCTCTCGGACGTGCTGTCAGTGGGCCTGGTGAACAAAGTGCTACAGGAACACACCGTCCAGGATAATCTCTGGCAGTCATTTGTCGAAGCCGAGATTCCCCGCCCGGATGTCATCAAACCTCCCCGTTTGACATGGCGAGAGTTGTTCCGACAGCACCACCCATATTGGTTCATCGCAAGAAATAAGATTTGGTTTTCGGATACGCCGAATACGGGGAAGCTTCTTGTGGCAAGATACGACCATAGACTGAATGCAATCGAAGCCTATGCACTTGTTGCGGAACGACAGATTCCCGTGGCGTTGTCTTGGGCCAACCATCCCGAGGCCATTATTCACACTTTTAGTCCACGGGTACAACTTGACCTTAATGCGCCTGTCGTCCGACTCAACCGGGACGCCTACGAAGACGCTGTTGGAGATATGGGCTATCGTCTACAGAAAGAAATACCAATGAGCTTATACCGCGAGAGGCCTGGGCAGAATGCAGGTGTATTCTCGCGGCTCATGCTCACTCGACCTTGGCCAAAAGACATCACGACGAATTCGACGCCCATATGGCCGCCGCTCACACTACCTAGTGTCGACCGGACGCGCAATGACTACGTACCATCTGGGTTTAGACAGCCCGGGCAAAAGCCAGCACAACTGGATGAGCTCTCAACATCAAATTTCAGATTGCGCAAGTGGATGCAGTTTTCGACAGAATCCCTCGGCATGAGGATGCGCATTGGCGAGGACATTACGACGTGGGCGACATTGCCGGAGGAGTGCTACATCCCGACGCCACAGAAGCCGTGGCAGGGGATTTGGTGCGGCGACTATGCCGGGCATGGCTGCGAGTTTCTTGCCATTATGCAGCCGGATAATCCCAAGCCCCTGCCCGAACGAGCGGAGTGGGTCATGCGAAGTAGGTATCGAGAAGACAGCGTCAGCAGTGGTGGATCGTGGACAACGGCGCCGACTGATACGGCAACATCGGAGGGTGGTGATGAGGAAGTGGAGAATGCAGGCGATCTAGAAGACAGCGTCGCTACCCTCCAACAAGCCTATCACGAACAAGACCTAGATTCCCCTACCTCGGCAAGTCCTGCTGACCAAGACGAAACAATCTACCGCGGTCGCATCGAAGCTGTCAAACTAACAGGTGACCCAAACATTCCCCGGGGTGAATACACGTTCATCGCTCCGGATATCGGTCCAAACGGGCTGATCAGAGTTGCTACCGAGGAGATTTTCAAGGGTGCGAGGATCGTGAAGAGTGTTGGGCATATTGCGGCTACAGGGTTTAGAGATG ACGACTATATGTCGTCGCAGCTTATTCTTATCAATCATGATCGCATTGCGCAGTACTGGGAGACTTTTGGTCATGTATCGTTTTATCAGCGGGTGGATGTTGATGCGTTTACCAGGGTGGCGTGA
- a CDS encoding TT-ORF1 multi-domain protein, whose product MFRNEGIVDMTSTVLHGTSAPVPSFQRVIPYGAGAVEAADERLLEEVKARRLARSQAKARHQAVRPAAKGQQVARTGVAAQHQPMLPIDRKLAKAQARREHLEEELKKAVEEEKTLERKKARMMESEKTKK is encoded by the exons ATGTTCCGCAACGAGGGCATCGTCGACATGACCAGCACTGTCCTGCACGGCACGTCGGCGCCCGTCCCCTCTTTTCAGCGCGTCATCCCATACGGCGCGGGTGCGGTGGAGGCGGCAGACGAGCGCTTgctcgaggaggtcaagGCTCGCCGTCTCGCTCGCTCACAAGCCAAGGCCCGGCATCAAGCAGTCCGCCCAGCAGCCAAGGGTCAACAAGTCGCCCGCACTGGTGTCGCAGCCCAGCA CCAGCCCATGCTGCCGATCGACCGAAAACTCGCCAAAGCACAAGCCCGCCGCGAGCATCTCGAAGAGGAACTGAAGAAGGCcgtggaggaggagaagacACTGGAGCGGAAGAAGGCGAGGATGATGGAGTCggagaagacgaagaagTAG